In Dermatophilus congolensis, a genomic segment contains:
- a CDS encoding Dps family protein, translated as MQVSLYVVRAGRWRLVAQVSVDYEEDGMADVKSGYTVPGMNEGESEKVIEVLQKRLAAYNDLQLTLKHVHWNVVGRNFIGVHEMLDPQIELVRGWADEVAERIATMGGSPAGRPGDIVKNRDWEDYSLGRDTTLAHLAALDKVYEGVVSSNRAAISTVGEIDPISEDMLIGHSAELEKFHWFIRAHLEDTDGQLVTRGTNSEEEAADAAR; from the coding sequence ATGCAGGTGTCGTTGTACGTGGTGAGGGCGGGCCGATGGCGGCTCGTGGCGCAAGTCTCTGTTGATTACGAGGAGGACGGCATGGCAGATGTGAAGTCTGGTTACACGGTTCCCGGTATGAACGAGGGCGAGAGCGAGAAAGTCATTGAGGTGCTGCAGAAGCGCCTGGCCGCTTACAACGACTTGCAGCTGACGTTGAAGCACGTGCACTGGAACGTGGTGGGCCGTAACTTCATCGGTGTTCACGAGATGTTGGACCCACAGATCGAGCTTGTCCGTGGATGGGCTGATGAGGTCGCTGAGCGTATTGCGACTATGGGCGGTTCCCCTGCCGGACGCCCGGGCGACATTGTGAAAAACCGTGACTGGGAGGACTACAGCCTCGGTCGTGACACCACGCTCGCGCACTTGGCTGCACTGGACAAGGTGTATGAGGGAGTTGTGTCTTCTAACCGTGCAGCGATCAGCACGGTGGGTGAGATTGATCCGATTTCGGAGGACATGCTCATCGGTCACTCTGCTGAGCTGGAGAAGTTCCACTGGTTCATTCGTGCCCACCTTGAAGACACTGATGGTCAGCTGGTTACGCGTGGCACCAACAGCGAAGAAGAAGCTGCAGACGCCGCGCGTTGA
- a CDS encoding S8 family peptidase: MRRHYALGIASTLALALAPLASASAAPKTPTPPPTPAPTTKVAYPQTAPSTTTYTGDIVVTFKNPSPAAKADALDRVNKKHAASLTVKRSLGSRSRAVVTGTSTARAAHLAQAMVADPNIVAAEPDIRVHASEMPNDPLYASSQWDLKNGPAGINAPTAWKATSGQGVTVAVIDTGITRHPDLDSQLVPGYDFISSPDTARDRNGRDNDPSDMGDWSTYSQCFRGSQPRDSSWHGTHVAGTVAAIANNGTGVAGVAYGARIQPVRVLGGCGGSLSDIADAVTWASGGKVEGAPTNPTPSKVLNLSLGGPGYCYSYMQASIDGAVSRGSTVVVAAGNKNTDASTFSPANCHNVITVGATGGSATKSSFSNYGNTVTLSAPGGEATREPNNQIISTVNSGTTTPAKATYGPMVGTSQATPHVAAVAAMLSALSPSMTPEQIKTTLVNTTHPFAVQPNVPMGSGILDAAKAVAAITGNTPIPTPVPVPTEPNPSGTAPKAVNDTVALAPYTTHAKVNVLKNDTTTNPVSKIELLNPPCTRKFCLTVNPDKTIGIRASLFWHGNTAVQYTFTQEDGQTGTATLTVKA, from the coding sequence ATGCGTCGTCACTACGCCCTAGGAATCGCATCCACTCTCGCGCTTGCTCTCGCCCCCCTAGCGAGCGCGAGCGCCGCACCCAAAACCCCAACGCCCCCACCAACCCCCGCCCCCACCACCAAAGTCGCCTACCCGCAGACAGCCCCATCAACCACGACATACACCGGTGACATCGTGGTGACCTTCAAAAACCCCTCCCCAGCTGCCAAAGCAGACGCTCTAGACCGCGTCAACAAAAAACACGCAGCCAGCCTGACCGTCAAACGATCTCTAGGTTCTCGCAGCCGTGCAGTGGTCACCGGAACCAGCACCGCCCGCGCAGCACACCTCGCTCAGGCAATGGTTGCCGATCCAAACATCGTTGCTGCTGAACCCGACATCCGAGTCCACGCCTCTGAAATGCCCAACGACCCCCTATACGCCAGCTCGCAATGGGACCTAAAAAATGGTCCTGCCGGAATCAACGCTCCCACTGCGTGGAAAGCGACCTCCGGTCAAGGTGTAACCGTGGCTGTCATCGACACCGGTATCACCAGACACCCCGACCTCGACTCTCAGCTCGTCCCCGGCTACGACTTCATCTCTAGTCCCGATACCGCCCGAGACCGCAACGGCCGTGACAACGACCCCAGCGACATGGGTGACTGGAGCACCTACAGCCAATGCTTCCGCGGAAGCCAACCCCGAGATTCCTCCTGGCACGGAACCCACGTCGCAGGAACTGTTGCAGCCATCGCCAACAACGGCACCGGTGTAGCAGGCGTGGCCTACGGCGCCCGAATTCAACCCGTCCGTGTTCTCGGCGGCTGCGGCGGTTCACTATCCGACATCGCTGATGCCGTCACCTGGGCATCTGGCGGAAAAGTCGAGGGAGCACCCACCAACCCGACACCATCAAAAGTGCTCAACCTGAGCCTGGGCGGACCCGGCTACTGCTACTCCTACATGCAAGCTTCGATCGATGGCGCTGTCTCCCGCGGATCGACCGTAGTCGTCGCCGCCGGCAACAAAAACACCGACGCATCAACATTCTCCCCGGCAAACTGCCACAACGTCATCACTGTCGGCGCAACCGGTGGATCCGCCACCAAATCCTCATTCAGCAACTACGGCAACACCGTGACCCTATCCGCACCTGGCGGTGAAGCAACCCGCGAACCCAACAACCAAATCATCTCCACCGTTAATAGCGGCACTACCACCCCCGCCAAGGCAACCTACGGGCCGATGGTCGGCACCTCGCAAGCAACCCCGCACGTCGCAGCCGTTGCAGCGATGCTCTCAGCCCTATCGCCCTCGATGACACCAGAACAGATCAAAACCACTCTGGTCAACACCACCCACCCATTCGCGGTTCAACCCAACGTCCCCATGGGAAGCGGGATCCTCGACGCCGCCAAAGCCGTCGCAGCCATCACCGGAAACACCCCCATCCCCACCCCCGTACCAGTACCTACCGAACCCAACCCATCCGGCACCGCACCCAAAGCAGTCAACGACACCGTCGCGCTTGCCCCGTACACCACACACGCCAAAGTTAACGTTCTGAAAAACGACACCACGACCAACCCGGTCAGCAAAATCGAACTCCTCAACCCACCCTGCACCCGCAAGTTCTGCCTGACCGTCAATCCTGACAAAACAATCGGTATCCGCGCCTCCCTCTTCTGGCACGGAAACACCGCAGTCCAGTACACCTTCACCCAAGAAGACGGACAAACTGGCACCGCCACCCTGACAGTCAAAGCCTGA
- a CDS encoding undecaprenyl-diphosphate phosphatase has product MNWLHAIILGIVEGVTEFLPVSSTGHLTVAEKLLGYEIDSVGMTAFTAVIQLGAILAAIIYFWGDIVRIAMAWLHGLTYPDDRDDPDYRLGWGIILGSIPVAVVGLLFKSLIETTLRSMWVVAAALLVWSIVMWLADRHTEGRRNMEDVTITDALVIGGFQALSPLFAGISRSGATMSAGLFRGFDRVTATRLSFFMGIPALVAAGVLEGISAASDISTTVGWGPTIIATIASFVVGYASIAWLLKFVASNTFSSFIIYRVLLGLALIGLLAAGIITA; this is encoded by the coding sequence GTGAACTGGCTCCACGCCATCATCCTCGGCATCGTTGAAGGCGTCACCGAATTCCTTCCCGTCTCCAGTACCGGCCACCTCACCGTCGCCGAAAAACTCCTCGGCTACGAGATCGACAGCGTCGGCATGACCGCCTTCACGGCTGTCATCCAGCTCGGCGCGATCCTCGCCGCGATTATCTACTTCTGGGGCGACATCGTCCGCATCGCCATGGCCTGGCTCCACGGCCTGACCTACCCCGATGACCGAGACGACCCCGACTACCGCCTCGGCTGGGGCATCATCCTGGGCTCCATCCCAGTAGCCGTGGTCGGTTTGCTGTTCAAAAGCCTGATTGAAACCACCCTGCGCAGCATGTGGGTCGTCGCCGCAGCGCTGCTTGTCTGGTCCATTGTCATGTGGCTAGCTGATCGCCACACCGAAGGCCGCCGCAACATGGAAGACGTCACCATCACCGACGCCCTCGTAATCGGCGGATTCCAGGCTCTATCTCCCCTGTTTGCAGGTATCTCCCGCTCCGGCGCCACCATGTCCGCTGGTCTGTTCCGTGGCTTCGACCGCGTCACAGCCACCCGCTTGTCCTTCTTCATGGGGATCCCCGCGCTCGTGGCAGCAGGCGTACTGGAAGGGATCAGCGCCGCATCTGACATCAGCACCACCGTCGGCTGGGGACCCACCATCATCGCCACCATCGCCTCATTCGTGGTCGGCTACGCCTCCATCGCCTGGCTACTGAAGTTTGTTGCTTCCAACACCTTCAGCTCCTTCATCATCTACCGTGTCCTGCTCGGCCTAGCCCTCATCGGCCTCCTCGCCGCAGGCATCATCACCGCCTAA
- a CDS encoding superoxide dismutase family protein: MRHTISLLATSCLLTATGIATSNIATATTHHNNTPTTATAPMYSSRGTHIGWATFTDRDGGTQVTLQAKWIKPGFHGLHIHSIGKCEKNSSAPNKPEKKGAFLSAGGHWKLDPTTHHPNNTGDFPTIYAGKNTKVSTSFWTDRFTVANLFDADGSAVILHQNADNHANIPQRYAPQGPDHETLHTGDAGPRAAYGIIKH, from the coding sequence ATGCGTCACACAATCAGCCTCCTCGCCACCAGCTGCCTGCTCACCGCCACCGGCATCGCCACCAGCAACATCGCCACAGCCACCACCCACCACAACAACACCCCCACCACAGCCACCGCACCCATGTACAGCTCCCGCGGCACACACATCGGCTGGGCAACCTTCACCGACCGTGACGGCGGAACCCAAGTCACCCTCCAAGCCAAATGGATCAAACCCGGATTCCACGGACTACACATCCACTCCATCGGAAAATGCGAAAAAAATTCCTCCGCCCCCAACAAACCTGAGAAAAAAGGCGCCTTCCTCTCCGCCGGAGGCCACTGGAAACTCGACCCCACCACCCACCACCCCAACAACACCGGCGACTTCCCCACCATCTACGCTGGCAAAAACACCAAAGTCAGCACCAGCTTCTGGACCGACCGCTTCACCGTAGCCAACCTCTTCGACGCCGACGGCTCAGCCGTCATCCTCCACCAAAACGCCGACAACCACGCCAACATCCCCCAACGCTACGCACCCCAAGGTCCCGACCACGAAACCCTACACACCGGCGACGCCGGACCCCGCGCAGCCTACGGAATCATCAAACACTAA
- a CDS encoding DUF4194 domain-containing protein, whose amino-acid sequence MTQSETPHHLFPTDTGRLPLHGRRALILILKNTHLDSRRHPEEWAALLDNQTTITSTLADLFLELTINTDTGIAYKHQAHYEGDSNSYTLLRNNPLTPNEIRLLLHLRLLLLQYEAEGRTTYTTTGPDLLTHLATQRPHSTPDHTRERERDKTTIRNLIRDSILQPHRGQTTLDIEDAEYTISPIVETLLTSERITEYTNALTNDTTPPTGDTDE is encoded by the coding sequence ATGACCCAATCCGAAACCCCCCACCACCTCTTCCCCACCGACACCGGACGCCTCCCCCTCCACGGCCGCCGCGCCCTCATCCTCATCCTCAAAAACACACACCTAGACTCACGCCGCCACCCCGAAGAATGGGCCGCCCTCCTCGACAACCAAACCACCATCACCTCCACCCTCGCCGACCTCTTCCTCGAACTCACCATCAACACCGACACCGGCATCGCCTACAAACACCAAGCCCACTACGAAGGCGACTCCAACTCCTACACACTCCTACGCAACAACCCCCTCACCCCCAACGAAATCCGCCTACTCCTCCACCTACGCCTACTCCTGCTCCAGTACGAAGCCGAAGGACGCACCACCTACACCACCACCGGCCCAGACCTCCTCACCCACCTCGCCACCCAACGCCCCCACAGCACCCCCGACCACACCCGCGAACGCGAACGCGACAAAACCACCATCCGCAACCTCATTCGCGACAGCATCCTCCAACCCCATCGCGGCCAAACCACCCTCGACATCGAAGACGCCGAATACACCATCTCCCCCATCGTCGAAACACTCCTCACCTCCGAACGCATCACCGAATACACCAACGCCCTCACCAACGACACCACCCCACCCACAGGAGACACAGATGAATAA
- a CDS encoding SbcC/MukB-like Walker B domain-containing protein, producing the protein MTRDQLPFVAELLDMAPGEENWRHAADAALGGFATTLLIPRNQRDHFNRAIDGITLPRRIQFRSVDPDLPTTRTPPHPNSLASKLIAKPDHPYAGWLGKRIDDTYTHICVETADELTDDNTPRITRAGQERHADRGAIGGNRMPIIGFLNEARLTVLREQLATATNNADIARAAHAEADRALENFRTQHRQHKALLDLTWEDLDPAPTQQRLDDLTERITTIENGSTSLTEIDQRYRDCLNAADAAKKEAGSLAAQRRAIENDIENDIENISELKDHWLTATEKQERAGQTLTDEQRNYLDELLAADGPNARERDQFENATNRIRRTLTEARTRAEEEAERARADLLRIFSDYLSKWPNNNLAPELEAYPDFLDILHRLDAHGVEERRRAWAAQIMQWIGEHIYAMIREFQIASDAIEERLTPIQTVLDTLPFSIRANRLRIRANYAPASEVPRFQKQLRALAENMTATTDALDDEALVTFAEAQFARATHLLAQVREKTPAGADNRVRDQLLDVRTHHIFSADEVDSEGNVVMNYNNIAGKSGGESQELIAFITGAALRYQLGDDNRARPVFAPVILDEAFIKADSMTSHRGAEAWPRLGFQPIVVAPEGSFNALEPHFDQLVAVTKDPEGHSTIHMLTDAERTHVREGE; encoded by the coding sequence ATGACCCGCGACCAACTCCCCTTCGTCGCCGAACTTCTCGACATGGCCCCCGGCGAAGAAAACTGGCGCCACGCCGCCGACGCCGCCCTCGGCGGATTCGCCACCACCCTTCTCATCCCCCGCAACCAACGCGACCACTTCAACCGCGCCATCGATGGCATCACCCTCCCCCGCCGCATCCAATTCCGCTCCGTCGACCCAGACCTACCCACCACCCGCACCCCCCCCCACCCCAACAGCCTCGCCTCAAAACTCATCGCCAAACCCGACCACCCCTACGCCGGTTGGCTCGGCAAACGCATCGACGACACCTACACCCACATCTGTGTCGAAACCGCCGACGAACTCACCGACGACAACACTCCACGCATCACCCGAGCTGGCCAAGAACGCCACGCAGACCGCGGCGCAATCGGCGGAAACCGCATGCCCATCATCGGATTCCTCAACGAAGCCCGACTCACCGTCCTACGCGAACAACTCGCCACCGCAACCAACAACGCCGACATCGCTCGCGCCGCTCACGCCGAAGCCGACCGCGCACTAGAAAACTTCCGCACCCAACACCGCCAGCACAAAGCCCTCCTCGACCTAACCTGGGAAGACCTCGACCCCGCCCCCACCCAACAACGTCTCGACGACCTCACCGAACGCATCACCACCATCGAAAACGGCTCCACCTCCCTCACCGAAATCGACCAGCGCTACCGCGACTGCCTCAACGCCGCCGACGCCGCCAAAAAAGAGGCAGGCAGCCTCGCCGCACAACGACGCGCCATCGAAAACGACATCGAAAACGACATCGAAAACATCAGCGAACTCAAAGACCACTGGCTCACTGCCACCGAAAAACAAGAACGCGCAGGCCAAACACTCACTGACGAACAACGCAACTACCTCGACGAACTCCTCGCTGCCGATGGCCCCAACGCACGAGAGCGAGACCAATTCGAAAACGCAACCAACCGCATCCGCCGCACCCTCACCGAAGCCCGCACCCGCGCTGAAGAAGAAGCCGAACGCGCCCGCGCCGACCTACTACGCATCTTCAGCGATTACCTCAGCAAATGGCCCAACAACAACCTCGCCCCCGAACTCGAGGCCTACCCAGATTTCCTCGATATCCTCCACCGTCTAGACGCACACGGAGTCGAAGAACGCCGCCGCGCCTGGGCAGCACAGATCATGCAATGGATCGGTGAACACATCTACGCCATGATCCGTGAATTCCAGATCGCATCCGACGCAATCGAAGAACGCCTCACCCCTATCCAAACCGTTCTAGACACACTCCCCTTCAGCATCCGCGCCAACCGGCTACGCATCCGCGCCAACTATGCACCAGCCAGCGAAGTGCCTCGCTTCCAGAAACAACTACGCGCGCTCGCCGAGAACATGACAGCCACCACCGACGCCCTCGACGACGAGGCCCTCGTTACCTTCGCCGAAGCACAATTCGCTCGTGCTACGCATCTTCTCGCTCAAGTGCGAGAGAAAACTCCTGCTGGCGCAGATAACCGGGTGCGCGATCAGCTCCTCGATGTACGCACTCACCACATTTTCAGTGCCGACGAAGTCGACTCTGAAGGCAATGTTGTGATGAATTACAACAACATTGCTGGCAAATCAGGTGGAGAAAGCCAAGAGCTGATCGCGTTCATCACCGGCGCGGCCTTGCGCTACCAACTCGGTGACGACAACCGTGCCCGCCCTGTTTTCGCCCCAGTCATCCTCGACGAGGCATTTATTAAAGCGGACTCGATGACAAGTCACCGTGGCGCAGAAGCATGGCCGCGGTTGGGATTCCAACCCATCGTGGTTGCCCCTGAAGGATCATTCAATGCTCTAGAGCCTCATTTTGATCAGCTCGTCGCTGTCACCAAAGATCCAGAAGGCCACTCGACTATTCACATGCTCACAGACGCAGAACGCACCCATGTCAGGGAAGGTGAATAG
- a CDS encoding phospholipase A2, whose protein sequence is MKKSLTLSEEELEEKISDLPGEQIKSLKKEVAKEEVPSGFAGAVDRSSGGDSEGKSGRKYLEDQASAWMFQTPLSEFISFREKELRNPKNKAFVWTTDGCSVPLGMGKGWSKKFYNPCVRHDFGYRNFGPKGPLNLGASNFKKSRKKIDAQFLKDMESVARGFAGRAAARAFYGAVRAGGKSHF, encoded by the coding sequence TTGAAGAAATCGCTTACTCTTAGCGAAGAGGAGCTTGAGGAGAAAATATCCGATCTTCCTGGCGAGCAAATTAAATCTCTCAAGAAAGAAGTTGCTAAAGAAGAGGTTCCAAGTGGTTTTGCAGGCGCCGTAGATAGATCCTCAGGAGGGGACTCAGAGGGAAAGAGTGGTCGGAAGTATCTTGAAGATCAGGCTAGTGCCTGGATGTTCCAGACCCCGCTTTCTGAGTTCATTAGCTTTCGCGAAAAAGAACTAAGAAATCCAAAGAATAAAGCTTTTGTCTGGACTACTGATGGGTGCAGTGTTCCTTTAGGGATGGGAAAAGGTTGGTCTAAAAAGTTCTATAATCCGTGCGTTCGGCATGACTTCGGGTATCGAAACTTTGGCCCTAAAGGTCCCCTGAATCTCGGTGCTTCGAACTTTAAAAAGTCGCGTAAAAAAATCGATGCTCAGTTCCTCAAAGATATGGAATCCGTTGCGAGAGGGTTTGCTGGTAGGGCTGCCGCCCGGGCTTTTTATGGAGCCGTAAGAGCAGGCGGTAAAAGTCATTTCTAG
- a CDS encoding oleate hydratase: MQFSSGTYEAFAQPRIPEGAPDKHAWIIGAGLAGLSAAVFMIRDGGVPANHITIVERSKIPGGAMDGIKEPERGFVIRGGREMEDHFECLWDLFRSIPSLEEEGISVLDEFYRLNKDDPNYSLCRATQNQGQPIDTLGLFTLDKQAQKQIVKLFLATRESMEGKRIDEVFDEHFFESNFWMFWRTMFAFETWHSALEMKLYLHRFIHHIDGLADFSTLKFSKYNQYESFILPMTKWLIDQGVTFQYETDVLDIDFDITAQRKLATRIHWVKEGTPGGIDLTPNDLVLTTIGSLVDNSDNGDHATPAKLDRGPAPAWELWKKIARKDPSFGRPEVFCSSIDESKWQSATATTLDERIPEYIRKITRRDPFSGRVVTGGIVTVKDSSWLLSWTVNRQPHFKNQPKDQIVAWIYSLFVDTPGDYIKKPMSECTGEEITAEWLYHLGVPLAEINELAATGAKTVPVMMPYVTSFFMPRRAGDRPDIVPEGAVNFAFLGQFAETGRDTIFTTEYSVRTGMEAVYRLLGVERAVPETFASTYDVRTLLAATSALRDGEKMEIPGPAAFRKWAGDKLDSSVLGKLVRDAGVL, from the coding sequence ATGCAATTCAGCAGCGGCACATACGAGGCCTTCGCACAACCCCGCATCCCCGAAGGAGCCCCCGATAAACACGCCTGGATTATCGGCGCCGGGCTCGCAGGACTATCGGCAGCTGTCTTCATGATTCGCGATGGTGGGGTTCCTGCAAACCACATCACCATCGTTGAACGCAGCAAAATCCCCGGCGGCGCCATGGATGGCATCAAAGAACCCGAACGTGGCTTCGTTATCCGAGGCGGCCGCGAAATGGAAGACCACTTCGAATGCCTCTGGGACCTCTTCCGCAGCATTCCCTCCTTGGAAGAAGAAGGCATCTCCGTTCTCGATGAGTTCTACCGGCTCAACAAAGACGACCCCAACTACTCCCTCTGCCGCGCCACTCAAAACCAGGGCCAACCCATCGATACCCTTGGCCTGTTCACTCTCGATAAGCAAGCCCAGAAGCAAATCGTGAAACTCTTCCTCGCCACCCGAGAGTCGATGGAAGGCAAACGCATCGACGAAGTGTTTGACGAGCACTTCTTCGAATCCAACTTCTGGATGTTCTGGCGCACCATGTTCGCTTTCGAAACCTGGCACTCCGCCCTAGAAATGAAGCTCTACCTCCACCGCTTCATTCACCACATCGACGGCCTTGCTGACTTCTCCACCCTTAAATTCAGCAAGTACAACCAATATGAATCCTTCATCCTTCCGATGACCAAATGGCTCATCGATCAAGGAGTCACCTTCCAGTACGAGACTGATGTCCTCGACATCGACTTCGACATCACCGCGCAGCGCAAACTCGCCACCCGTATCCATTGGGTTAAAGAAGGCACTCCAGGTGGTATTGACCTAACCCCCAACGACCTCGTCTTGACCACCATTGGATCGCTGGTCGACAACTCCGACAACGGCGACCATGCCACCCCTGCAAAGCTTGACCGCGGCCCTGCTCCAGCGTGGGAACTCTGGAAAAAGATCGCTCGAAAAGACCCCTCCTTCGGCCGACCTGAAGTGTTCTGCTCCTCCATCGATGAGAGCAAGTGGCAATCAGCTACCGCCACTACCCTCGATGAGCGCATCCCTGAATACATTCGCAAGATCACCCGGCGTGATCCCTTCAGTGGTCGCGTTGTCACTGGTGGAATCGTTACGGTCAAAGATTCTTCATGGCTCCTCAGCTGGACGGTCAACCGGCAACCACACTTCAAGAACCAGCCGAAAGATCAAATTGTCGCCTGGATTTATTCCTTGTTTGTCGACACCCCCGGTGATTACATCAAGAAACCGATGAGCGAATGCACCGGTGAGGAAATCACCGCCGAATGGCTCTATCACCTGGGTGTTCCACTAGCTGAAATCAATGAACTCGCTGCCACCGGCGCTAAGACTGTTCCCGTAATGATGCCGTATGTCACTAGCTTCTTCATGCCTCGCCGAGCTGGTGATCGTCCCGACATCGTGCCCGAAGGTGCAGTGAACTTCGCTTTCCTCGGACAATTTGCAGAGACAGGCCGAGACACCATCTTCACCACTGAATATTCAGTCCGAACCGGCATGGAAGCTGTCTATCGCCTTCTGGGTGTTGAGCGTGCGGTGCCGGAAACCTTCGCTAGTACGTATGACGTCCGTACTCTCCTTGCTGCTACTTCCGCTTTGCGTGACGGCGAAAAAATGGAGATCCCTGGGCCTGCTGCTTTCCGGAAGTGGGCCGGTGACAAGTTGGACTCTTCAGTGCTGGGAAAGCTCGTCCGTGACGCGGGAGTGTTGTGA
- a CDS encoding TetR/AcrR family transcriptional regulator, protein MTGDKNESSVTKTRISKKSAATMSRRERARADKRARILSAAADRLRAQGFERTTVAQVAEDADVAVGTVFQYAATKAELLMMVAHEQWATLISENLARVEATTEENPELWDDVERMARLVVQPLVEFALEQPENSAAVARELLFGAEGPHRSSVVVLAAQVEAVIAEVLRRGGRPEGAEAAARLIVSGAVLELNRTRTGLADAGSVETRLATLIGVAVAGAAPR, encoded by the coding sequence ATGACAGGGGACAAAAATGAGAGCTCAGTCACAAAAACTCGGATTTCAAAAAAGTCCGCAGCCACAATGAGCCGACGGGAACGAGCACGAGCTGACAAACGTGCACGTATTTTGTCTGCAGCCGCGGATCGCCTTCGGGCACAAGGGTTCGAGCGAACAACGGTGGCTCAGGTAGCTGAAGATGCGGACGTGGCGGTGGGGACAGTTTTTCAGTACGCCGCGACGAAGGCCGAGCTACTGATGATGGTTGCGCATGAGCAGTGGGCGACGCTGATTTCAGAGAATTTGGCGCGGGTTGAGGCCACCACCGAGGAAAATCCCGAATTGTGGGACGACGTAGAGCGAATGGCTCGGTTAGTGGTGCAACCGCTGGTTGAGTTCGCTTTAGAGCAGCCAGAAAACAGCGCTGCCGTGGCTCGAGAATTGCTGTTCGGTGCTGAAGGACCTCATCGAAGTTCAGTGGTGGTGTTGGCGGCACAGGTGGAGGCTGTCATCGCAGAAGTGTTGCGTCGTGGCGGACGTCCGGAGGGGGCAGAGGCAGCGGCCCGGCTGATTGTCTCGGGTGCAGTGTTGGAGTTGAACCGTACGCGGACGGGGTTGGCTGATGCCGGTTCAGTGGAGACCCGGTTGGCTACGTTGATCGGAGTAGCTGTTGCGGGTGCGGCGCCGCGATGA
- a CDS encoding rhomboid-like protein codes for MFTASVALALLALFVVRHIQTPWAIAITRTRRSFLPHLTHWVRTAPVTYTYLGLLAFTTWLLGHTRPKLRAAFLAAQSTNLHELHTDPVPVLLRSAFYVTPTELFVWTILFTLVAAPLERWIGKARLLAVFWAGHVGATLVTAGGIEWNVRRGALSPGIAFTVDVGASYGFAAVCALFGYCLRGWPRNAWMIFCTAYLTAAVIFSGTFTDAGHLLAFGVGHAFYPLVRRIPLHPRHGHPTAAPPFLPHCARRRRER; via the coding sequence ATGTTCACCGCCTCCGTCGCTCTGGCGCTCCTCGCTCTCTTCGTCGTACGTCACATCCAGACCCCCTGGGCCATCGCGATCACCCGCACCCGGCGCAGTTTCCTACCTCACCTCACCCACTGGGTCCGCACCGCACCCGTCACTTACACCTACCTCGGTCTCCTTGCCTTCACCACCTGGCTACTAGGTCACACCCGCCCCAAGCTGCGCGCCGCGTTCCTCGCCGCGCAATCAACCAACCTCCACGAACTCCACACCGACCCTGTTCCTGTTCTGCTACGCAGCGCCTTCTACGTCACCCCCACCGAGTTATTCGTCTGGACAATTCTTTTTACGCTCGTTGCAGCACCCCTTGAACGATGGATCGGAAAAGCCCGCCTCCTTGCCGTGTTCTGGGCAGGACACGTCGGAGCCACCCTCGTGACTGCAGGCGGAATCGAATGGAACGTTCGCCGCGGAGCCCTCTCACCTGGGATCGCCTTCACCGTAGATGTCGGCGCTAGCTACGGATTCGCCGCAGTCTGCGCCCTATTCGGCTACTGCCTACGTGGATGGCCGCGCAATGCGTGGATGATCTTCTGCACCGCTTACTTGACCGCCGCCGTTATTTTTTCCGGCACATTCACTGACGCCGGGCACCTACTCGCTTTCGGTGTCGGACACGCCTTCTACCCACTCGTTCGTCGCATACCGCTCCACCCCCGCCACGGCCACCCCACTGCCGCGCCACCGTTCCTGCCACATTGCGCCCGACGCCGCCGAGAACGCTGA